A segment of the Actinomyces sp. oral taxon 171 str. F0337 genome:
TCGAGGGCCAAGGTGGTCCGCGCGCTGCGGAGCGCAGAGACGGGGAGCTCGAGCGGTGCTGCTGGTTGCGTCGGGGGCTGTGTCAGGTGCTGTGTCGGTGGTGCCGGCTGCGCGGCCACGGTGGTCGCCGGGCCCACTGTGCTCACGGGGGTGCTCATCGGTTGACCTCCTGAGAGGCGAGGGGCGGCTGGGGGGCCAGGACCGGCTCGGTCAGCTCCAGGAAGGCCTGCTCGAGAGTCTTGCGTACGGTCTGGACCCGGTAGACGGTCGTTCCGGAGGAGACGATGCGGGTGATGAGCTCGCCGACGACGTCGTCGGGCATCATGGGGGTGCGCACGGCACCGTCCCGCACCTCGTGGGTCACCCCCAGGGAGGTCAGGAGCGCGGCGACGGCCGCGGGCTCGGAGACGAGTAGCTCGATGACCCCGTCGTCGCGCAGTCCGGCCAGGGTGCCCTGGTAGCGCAGGCGTCCGGCGCAGATGATGCCGACGGTGTCGGCCATCTGCTCGATCTCGGACAGAATGTGGGAGGAGACGATGATCGTCACGCCCTCCTGACGGGCCAGGGTGACGATGAGCTGGCGGATCTCGGCCACCCCGGCGGGGTCGAGACCGTTGGTCGGCTCGTCCAGGAGCATGAGGGCCGGGTTCGACAGCAGCGCCATGGCCAGTCCCAGGCGCTGCTTCATGCCCATGGAGTAGTGCTTGACCTGCTTGTTCTCCTGGCCGACGAGGTTGACGGTGGCCAGGGCGTGCTGGACGCGGTTGGAGGCCAGCCCCAGGTAGGAGGCCACCATGGCCAGGTTCTCCTTGCCGGTCAGGCTCGGGTAGTAGGAGGGACCCTCGATGAGGGAGCCGATGGTTCCCGGCGACAGGGGGTGGCGCTGGCTGACCGGGCGTCCCAGGACACTCATGCGGCCCGACGTTGGCCGGGTCAGTCCTAGCAGGAGCTTCATCGTGGTGGACTTGCCGGCTCCGTTGGGGCCCAGGAAGCCGTAGATGCCGCCGGAGGGCACGGACAGGTTCAAGCCGTCGACGGCGTTGACGCCGTTGTAGGTGCGGGTCAGTCCCTCGGTGGTTACCACGAGTCCCTCGGA
Coding sequences within it:
- a CDS encoding ABC transporter ATP-binding protein; this translates as MVTTEGLTRTYNGVNAVDGLNLSVPSGGIYGFLGPNGAGKSTTMKLLLGLTRPTSGRMSVLGRPVSQRHPLSPGTIGSLIEGPSYYPSLTGKENLAMVASYLGLASNRVQHALATVNLVGQENKQVKHYSMGMKQRLGLAMALLSNPALMLLDEPTNGLDPAGVAEIRQLIVTLARQEGVTIIVSSHILSEIEQMADTVGIICAGRLRYQGTLAGLRDDGVIELLVSEPAAVAALLTSLGVTHEVRDGAVRTPMMPDDVVGELITRIVSSGTTVYRVQTVRKTLEQAFLELTEPVLAPQPPLASQEVNR